A window of Xylophilus sp. GW821-FHT01B05 contains these coding sequences:
- a CDS encoding LacI family DNA-binding transcriptional regulator — MPQQKASTRPSRRSSGGITLNDVSRLAGVSAITVSRALNTPAMVSAEAREKVRRAVELTGYVPNLLAGGLASNRSRLVAALVPTIAGPVFLETIQSLTEALAEEGYQLMLGQSGYNNAREDALIDAIVGRRPDGIVLTGIMRSAEGRRRLLASGIPVVETWDITPTPVDMLVGFSHQKVGLETARFLYARGYRHPAVVAGDDQRAAQRTAGFRQGMASLGGGAVQERLVAAPTTLGHGREALAALLAEGRPCDVVVCSSDGLAHGVIIEAQARGLQVPGDLGVMGFGDLAFARDAHPAITTVRIDGTAIGRQAARFIVDRAAGREVEHKVLDLGFSIVERASA; from the coding sequence GTGCCCCAGCAGAAAGCGTCTACCCGTCCCTCGCGCCGCAGCAGCGGCGGCATCACGCTCAATGATGTTTCCCGGCTGGCGGGCGTCTCGGCCATCACCGTATCGCGTGCGCTGAACACGCCGGCCATGGTGTCGGCAGAGGCGCGCGAGAAGGTGCGCCGCGCGGTCGAGCTGACCGGCTACGTGCCCAACCTGCTGGCTGGCGGCCTGGCCTCCAACCGCAGCCGGCTGGTGGCCGCGCTGGTGCCGACCATTGCCGGCCCGGTGTTCCTGGAAACCATACAGTCGCTGACCGAGGCCCTGGCCGAAGAGGGCTACCAGCTGATGCTGGGGCAGAGCGGCTACAACAACGCCCGTGAAGACGCGCTGATCGACGCCATCGTCGGCCGGCGCCCGGACGGCATCGTGCTGACCGGCATCATGCGCTCGGCCGAGGGGCGGCGCCGCCTGCTGGCCTCGGGCATTCCGGTGGTGGAGACCTGGGACATCACGCCCACGCCGGTGGACATGCTGGTGGGTTTCTCGCACCAGAAGGTGGGCCTGGAGACGGCGCGTTTCCTGTACGCACGCGGCTATCGGCATCCGGCGGTGGTGGCGGGCGACGACCAGCGCGCAGCGCAACGCACGGCAGGCTTTCGCCAGGGCATGGCCAGCCTGGGCGGCGGCGCCGTGCAAGAGCGCCTGGTGGCCGCGCCCACCACGCTGGGCCATGGCCGCGAGGCCCTGGCCGCACTGCTGGCAGAGGGGCGGCCGTGCGACGTGGTGGTCTGCAGCTCGGACGGCCTGGCGCACGGCGTCATCATCGAGGCGCAGGCGCGTGGCCTGCAGGTGCCGGGCGACCTGGGCGTGATGGGCTTTGGCGACCTGGCCTTTGCGCGCGACGCGCACCCGGCCATCACCACGGTGCGCATCGACGGCACGGCCATCGGTCGGCAGGCGGCGCGCTTCATCGTGGACCGCGCGGCGGGCCGCGAGGTCGAGCACAAGGTGCTGGACCTGGGCTTTTCCATCGTCGAGCGCGCCAGCGCTTGA
- a CDS encoding fumarylacetoacetate hydrolase family protein, which yields MNPSPLDAVAQALVRARRDGSAPQAAPLLHALNDTNAAYAVQQRVAHELGWFGTAPPQYWKSGGPSRNAVLSHAPLPPAGVCESPAHGSRWPLLRPRGIEAEIALRLACDVNEELAARLDADSASALVDAMAVSIEIVDSRWQEALDAPALCQMADQLSHGALVLGAWTAFAPRDWGAQACCVQIGTQPPVERHGTHSLGDPAFLLPAWLRHATQDGRSLAAGTVVTTGSWVGLLPVAAGELVTVEFAGIGHASVQL from the coding sequence ATGAACCCATCGCCGCTCGACGCCGTCGCCCAGGCCCTGGTCCGCGCGCGCCGCGACGGCTCGGCGCCCCAGGCCGCGCCATTGCTCCATGCCCTGAACGACACCAACGCCGCCTATGCGGTGCAGCAGCGCGTGGCGCACGAGCTGGGCTGGTTTGGCACCGCGCCGCCGCAGTATTGGAAATCGGGTGGCCCGTCGCGCAACGCAGTGCTCAGCCACGCGCCACTGCCGCCAGCAGGGGTGTGTGAGAGCCCGGCCCACGGCAGCCGCTGGCCGCTCTTGCGGCCGCGCGGCATCGAGGCCGAGATCGCGCTGCGGCTGGCGTGCGATGTCAACGAGGAACTGGCCGCGCGGCTGGACGCCGACAGCGCCAGCGCGCTGGTCGACGCCATGGCCGTGTCGATAGAGATCGTGGATTCGCGCTGGCAGGAAGCGCTAGACGCGCCCGCGCTGTGCCAGATGGCCGATCAGCTGTCCCATGGCGCACTGGTGCTGGGCGCCTGGACCGCCTTTGCGCCGCGCGACTGGGGCGCGCAGGCCTGCTGCGTGCAGATAGGCACGCAGCCGCCGGTCGAGCGGCATGGCACGCACTCGCTGGGCGACCCAGCCTTTTTGCTGCCGGCGTGGCTGCGCCATGCCACGCAAGACGGCCGCAGCCTGGCCGCGGGTACGGTGGTCACCACCGGCAGTTGGGTCGGCCTGCTCCCAGTGGCCGCAGGCGAGCTGGTCACGGTCGAATTTGCCGGCATCGGGCACGCATCGGTTCAGCTGTGA
- a CDS encoding SulP family inorganic anion transporter — MNASGHPPRLADLMAGLSIAGLLLPEAVAYSGIAGLPPQAGVMALFAGLLVYGLFGSSRFAIVSATSSSAAVLFAATTALPGVDATTRLILGAGIVLLTGVFFVIAGIAKLGAVSSLIAKPVLRGFALGLALTIVVKQLPTVLAVQPAHSDFFRLIAGLAADWRQWNLAGAAMALVALLLLRSLARWRAVPAALLVIVCGIALDVSGLCHAWGVAAVGPISLDFSHPRMPSLDRAQWLSLCELAFAMALILYAESYGSIRTFALRHGDNMSANRDLLALGGANLLSALFQGMPVGAGYSATSANESAGAQSRAAGLVAGAVVLVAVLTLLPWIAHTPEPLLAAIVIHAVSHTLNPAALRPYFQWRRDRLVALVAVAAVLLLGVLDGLLAAIGVSLLLLLRGFSRTTVSWLGRLGQSHDYVDTSRHPEAVVPAGVLIARPEVPLFFGNADAVFASIRSRIAATPTLQRMVLSLEESPDLDATSIEALCDFAAYVRARGAQLELARVKDQVRDLLGQVNSPDLPALVYASWSVDDAIR, encoded by the coding sequence ATGAACGCATCAGGCCACCCACCTCGCCTCGCCGACCTGATGGCAGGCCTGTCCATCGCAGGCTTGCTGCTGCCCGAAGCCGTGGCCTATTCGGGCATCGCCGGGCTGCCGCCGCAGGCCGGCGTGATGGCGCTCTTCGCGGGCCTGTTGGTCTATGGCCTCTTCGGCAGCAGCCGCTTCGCGATTGTTTCTGCAACGTCATCGTCCGCCGCCGTGCTGTTTGCCGCCACCACCGCCCTCCCCGGCGTCGATGCCACGACGCGGCTGATCCTGGGCGCCGGCATCGTGCTGCTGACAGGCGTGTTCTTTGTCATCGCCGGCATTGCCAAGCTCGGGGCCGTGTCGAGCCTGATCGCCAAGCCGGTGCTGCGCGGCTTCGCGCTCGGGCTGGCGCTGACCATCGTGGTCAAGCAGTTGCCCACGGTACTGGCCGTGCAGCCGGCGCACAGCGATTTCTTCCGGCTCATCGCCGGTCTTGCCGCCGACTGGCGGCAGTGGAACCTTGCCGGTGCCGCCATGGCGCTGGTGGCGCTGCTGCTGCTGCGCAGCCTGGCCCGCTGGCGCGCGGTGCCGGCCGCGCTGCTGGTGATCGTGTGCGGCATCGCGCTCGACGTGAGCGGGCTGTGCCACGCCTGGGGCGTGGCGGCGGTCGGGCCGATCTCGCTCGACTTCTCGCACCCGCGTATGCCATCGCTTGACCGCGCCCAATGGCTGAGCCTCTGCGAACTGGCCTTTGCGATGGCATTGATCCTTTACGCCGAATCCTATGGCTCGATCCGCACCTTTGCCCTGCGCCACGGCGACAACATGTCGGCCAACCGGGACCTGCTCGCGCTGGGCGGCGCCAACCTGCTGTCCGCGCTGTTCCAGGGCATGCCGGTGGGTGCGGGCTACTCCGCCACCTCGGCCAATGAATCGGCTGGCGCGCAGAGCCGCGCGGCCGGCCTGGTGGCGGGCGCCGTGGTGCTGGTAGCCGTGCTCACGCTGCTGCCCTGGATTGCCCACACGCCCGAGCCGCTGCTGGCCGCGATCGTGATCCATGCCGTCAGCCACACCCTCAACCCCGCCGCCTTGCGCCCCTATTTCCAGTGGCGGCGCGACCGCCTGGTGGCCTTGGTGGCAGTGGCCGCGGTGCTGCTGCTGGGCGTGCTCGATGGCCTGCTCGCTGCCATTGGCGTCAGCCTGTTGTTGTTGCTGCGCGGCTTCTCGCGCACCACGGTGAGCTGGCTTGGCCGCCTGGGCCAAAGCCACGACTATGTCGACACCAGCCGCCACCCCGAAGCGGTAGTGCCCGCCGGCGTGCTGATCGCACGCCCCGAAGTGCCGCTTTTCTTTGGCAATGCGGATGCGGTGTTTGCAAGCATCCGCAGCCGGATTGCGGCAACGCCCACACTGCAGCGCATGGTGCTGAGCCTGGAAGAATCCCCCGACCTGGATGCCACCAGCATCGAAGCCCTGTGCGACTTCGCCGCCTATGTGCGCGCACGCGGCGCGCAGCTGGAACTCGCCCGCGTGAAAGACCAGGTGCGCGATCTGCTGGGCCAGGTGAACTCCCCCGACCTGCCGGCGCTGGTCTACGCGTCCTGGAGCGTGGACGACGCTATTCGGTGA
- a CDS encoding alginate lyase family protein, with the protein MLFTRPGARILCATALAALLAPLAQAASFVHPGALHTQADFDRMKSRVAEGAQPWTAGWNRLLQNKHASLNWTPHPQVTVYRGKDGTHAENYAALYQDAAAAYALALRWKISGDTAYADKAVSILDAWAGSLTSIGGNSDKFLASGIYGYQLANAAEMMRSYPQWPAEHQQRFQKMMLDVFYPMNHDFLVRHNGAKIDHYWANWDLANLDSMLAIGILTDRHDIYDEAISYYKHGKGNGALEQLVWQLYPEGLGQVQESGRDQGHSMLDLALVGAFCQMAWNQNDDLFSYQDNRLLRGIEYIAKYNLGYDVPYTPYRNSDVTQDVISGAGRGDTRPIWELLYNHYVVLKGLPAPYTRMFTDKVRPEGGGGDYGPNSGGYDQLGYGTLTYSLKPVAAAPAQLQ; encoded by the coding sequence ATGCTCTTCACCAGACCCGGGGCCCGCATCCTTTGTGCAACGGCCTTGGCGGCCCTGCTGGCACCTCTCGCGCAGGCGGCCTCCTTTGTCCACCCCGGGGCCTTGCATACGCAGGCAGACTTCGATCGTATGAAGAGCCGGGTGGCCGAGGGCGCGCAGCCCTGGACGGCGGGCTGGAACCGCCTGCTGCAAAACAAGCACGCGTCCCTGAATTGGACGCCCCATCCGCAGGTGACGGTCTACCGCGGCAAGGATGGAACCCATGCCGAAAACTATGCTGCCCTGTACCAGGACGCTGCCGCAGCTTATGCACTGGCCTTGCGCTGGAAGATCAGCGGTGACACCGCCTATGCCGACAAGGCCGTGAGCATCCTCGACGCCTGGGCTGGCTCGTTGACCAGCATCGGTGGCAACTCCGACAAGTTCCTGGCGTCTGGCATCTATGGCTACCAGTTGGCCAATGCTGCAGAGATGATGCGCAGCTACCCGCAGTGGCCGGCGGAGCATCAGCAGCGCTTCCAGAAGATGATGCTGGACGTGTTCTACCCCATGAACCACGACTTCCTGGTGCGGCACAACGGCGCCAAGATCGACCACTACTGGGCCAACTGGGATCTGGCCAATCTGGATTCCATGCTGGCGATCGGCATCCTGACCGACCGGCACGATATCTACGACGAGGCCATCAGCTACTACAAGCACGGCAAGGGCAATGGCGCGCTGGAGCAACTGGTGTGGCAGCTCTACCCGGAAGGCCTGGGCCAGGTCCAGGAAAGCGGGCGCGACCAGGGCCACAGCATGCTCGACCTGGCCTTGGTGGGCGCCTTCTGCCAGATGGCCTGGAACCAGAACGACGACCTGTTCAGCTACCAGGACAACCGGCTGCTGCGCGGCATCGAGTACATCGCCAAGTACAACCTGGGCTATGACGTGCCCTACACGCCTTACCGCAACAGTGACGTGACACAGGACGTCATTTCCGGTGCCGGCCGCGGCGACACCCGCCCGATCTGGGAGCTGCTCTACAACCACTACGTAGTGCTGAAAGGCCTGCCCGCCCCCTACACCCGGATGTTCACGGACAAGGTGCGCCCCGAAGGCGGTGGCGGCGACTACGGCCCCAACAGCGGGGGCTATGACCAGTTGGGCTACGGGACGCTGACCTACAGCCTGAAGCCGGTGGCGGCGGCACCAGCCCAACTGCAATAG
- a CDS encoding response regulator, protein MANILVVDDELGIRDLLSEILNDEGHTVELAENAAQARAARNLGPYDLVLLDIWMPDTDGVSLLKEWAAAGTLSMPVIMMSGHATIDTAVEATRIGAHAFLEKPITLQKLLKAVEQGLSRGESRKAAATPAAPSPAVALSLPVAASGDGAAAGVAAPESTARNRQTFDLDRPLREARDGFEKAYFEFHLAQEGGSMTRVAEKTGLERTHLYRKLRQLGVDLSRGRRSAG, encoded by the coding sequence ATGGCAAATATCTTGGTGGTCGACGATGAGCTGGGTATTCGGGATTTGCTCTCGGAGATCCTCAACGACGAAGGCCACACCGTCGAACTCGCCGAAAACGCGGCGCAGGCGCGTGCGGCCCGCAACCTCGGGCCCTACGACCTGGTACTGCTGGACATCTGGATGCCGGATACCGACGGCGTGTCGCTGCTCAAGGAGTGGGCAGCCGCTGGCACGCTGTCCATGCCGGTGATCATGATGAGTGGGCACGCCACCATCGACACCGCCGTCGAAGCCACGCGCATCGGCGCCCACGCCTTCCTGGAAAAACCCATCACCCTGCAGAAGCTGCTCAAGGCCGTGGAGCAGGGCCTGTCGCGCGGAGAAAGCCGCAAGGCGGCGGCCACGCCGGCAGCGCCTTCGCCTGCGGTCGCGCTGTCGCTGCCTGTTGCGGCAAGCGGTGACGGGGCTGCGGCCGGGGTTGCAGCGCCTGAATCGACCGCACGCAATCGCCAGACTTTTGATCTGGACCGTCCCCTGCGCGAAGCGCGCGATGGCTTCGAGAAGGCGTACTTCGAGTTCCACCTGGCGCAAGAGGGCGGCTCCATGACGCGCGTGGCGGAAAAGACCGGCCTGGAACGCACGCACCTGTACCGCAAGCTGCGCCAATTGGGCGTGGACCTGAGCCGCGGCAGGCGTTCGGCCGGTTGA
- a CDS encoding ATP-binding protein — translation MKASKDRYSLLRSRAVRWAVGIGAATMVSIGLVLMFLLTQATNNRALYERNYSRLFGVNVVVAVLLLAVIAWIAVRLYGRLRRGRFGSRLLMKLAIIFAILGFLPGMLIYTVSYQFVSRSIESWFDVKVEGALDAGLSLGRATLDALANDLASKTRAAGAQLANLPDAAAGLTLERIRDQLGASDVVLWNAQGHLIASAGQSRFQLNPERPSTQLLRTVRSQRAVAQIEGLDDLSPNADISGARVRATVLVSGSGMELATDTRYLQTTLPLPPTLVANAVAVQEANREYQERALAREGLRRMYIGTLTLSLFLAVFGAVLLAILLGNQLARPLLVLAEGVREVAAGDLSPKAVLQGKDELGGLTRAFADMTQQLADARAAVDKSMLQVNTARANLQTILDNLTAGVIVLDGGGRILSSNPGATRVLRAPLAASEGRLLAEITGLEEFGRGVQAQFDTFLGEQEQHGIDHWQHSFELHAGASGPQQDVTTVVARGAELPGAARLLVFDDISEIVSAQRAQAWGEVARRLAHEIKNPLTPIQLSAERLQMKLDGKLGAPEQAILTKSVRTIVEQVDAMKRLVNEFRDYARLPAAELKPVDLNALIADVLHLYEHDDAGGVPVRGEFDPRCPPVRGDAQQLRQIVHNLVQNAQDATEAARRDPVPPVLIRTRFSETSGRVRLTVVDSGTGFAESILKRAFEPYVTTKSKGTGLGLAVVRKIADEHRARIDIANRVEDGETVGAQVSLSLPLASSAAG, via the coding sequence GTGAAAGCGTCTAAAGACCGCTACTCGCTGCTGCGCTCGCGCGCCGTGCGCTGGGCGGTGGGCATCGGTGCGGCGACCATGGTCTCGATTGGCCTGGTGTTGATGTTCCTGCTGACCCAGGCCACCAACAACCGCGCGCTTTACGAGCGCAACTACAGCCGCCTGTTCGGGGTGAACGTGGTCGTGGCCGTGCTGCTGCTTGCCGTCATCGCCTGGATCGCGGTGCGCCTGTATGGCCGGCTGCGCCGTGGCCGCTTCGGCAGCCGGCTGCTGATGAAGCTGGCCATCATCTTTGCCATCCTGGGCTTTCTGCCGGGCATGCTGATCTATACCGTGTCCTACCAGTTCGTCTCGCGCTCCATCGAAAGCTGGTTCGACGTCAAGGTCGAAGGCGCGCTGGACGCAGGCCTGAGCCTGGGGCGGGCCACGCTCGATGCACTGGCCAACGACCTGGCATCGAAGACGCGCGCCGCTGGTGCCCAGCTAGCCAACCTGCCCGACGCCGCGGCCGGCCTGACGCTGGAGCGCATCCGCGACCAGCTCGGTGCCAGCGACGTGGTGCTGTGGAACGCCCAGGGGCATTTGATCGCCAGCGCTGGCCAGTCGCGCTTCCAGCTGAATCCGGAGCGGCCCAGCACGCAGTTGCTGCGCACGGTGCGCAGCCAGCGCGCCGTCGCCCAGATCGAAGGGTTGGATGATCTTTCGCCCAATGCCGACATCTCGGGCGCGCGCGTGCGCGCCACCGTGCTGGTGTCTGGCAGCGGGATGGAGCTGGCCACCGATACGCGCTATCTGCAGACCACCCTGCCGCTGCCACCCACCTTGGTCGCCAACGCCGTGGCCGTGCAGGAGGCCAATCGTGAGTACCAGGAGCGTGCGCTGGCACGTGAAGGCCTGCGGCGCATGTACATCGGCACGCTCACCCTGAGCCTGTTCCTTGCGGTCTTCGGGGCGGTGTTGCTCGCGATCCTCCTTGGCAACCAGTTGGCGCGGCCGTTGCTGGTGTTGGCCGAAGGGGTGCGTGAGGTCGCCGCCGGCGACCTGAGTCCCAAGGCCGTGCTGCAAGGCAAGGACGAACTCGGCGGCCTGACCCGCGCCTTCGCAGACATGACGCAGCAGTTGGCCGACGCGCGCGCCGCCGTCGACAAGAGCATGCTGCAGGTCAACACGGCGCGTGCGAATCTGCAGACCATCCTCGACAACCTGACCGCAGGCGTCATCGTGCTGGATGGCGGTGGCCGCATCCTGTCCTCCAACCCTGGCGCCACCCGGGTGCTGCGCGCGCCATTGGCGGCTTCGGAGGGGCGGCTGCTGGCCGAGATCACCGGCCTGGAGGAGTTTGGCCGCGGCGTGCAGGCGCAGTTCGACACCTTCCTGGGCGAGCAGGAGCAGCATGGGATAGACCACTGGCAGCACTCCTTCGAATTGCATGCGGGCGCCTCCGGCCCGCAGCAGGACGTCACCACCGTCGTTGCGCGCGGCGCGGAACTGCCGGGCGCCGCCCGGCTGCTGGTGTTCGACGACATCTCCGAAATCGTCTCGGCCCAGCGCGCCCAGGCCTGGGGCGAGGTCGCGCGCCGACTGGCGCACGAGATCAAGAACCCGCTAACGCCGATCCAGCTCTCGGCCGAGCGGCTGCAGATGAAGCTCGACGGCAAGCTCGGCGCCCCGGAGCAGGCCATATTGACCAAGTCGGTGCGAACCATCGTCGAGCAGGTCGATGCCATGAAGCGCCTGGTCAACGAGTTCCGCGACTATGCGCGCCTGCCGGCTGCCGAGCTGAAGCCGGTAGACCTGAATGCGTTGATCGCTGACGTGCTGCACCTCTACGAACACGACGACGCCGGCGGGGTGCCGGTGCGCGGCGAGTTCGACCCACGCTGCCCGCCGGTGCGCGGCGATGCCCAGCAACTGCGCCAGATCGTGCACAACCTGGTGCAGAACGCACAGGATGCCACCGAGGCCGCGCGACGCGACCCGGTACCGCCGGTCCTGATCCGCACCCGCTTCAGCGAAACCTCCGGACGCGTGCGGTTGACCGTGGTCGACAGCGGCACCGGCTTTGCTGAAAGCATCCTCAAGCGTGCCTTCGAGCCCTATGTCACGACCAAGTCCAAAGGCACCGGACTCGGGCTTGCCGTAGTGCGCAAGATCGCCGATGAGCACCGAGCGCGCATCGACATCGCCAACCGTGTGGAAGATGGCGAGACAGTCGGGGCGCAAGTGTCGCTATCATTGCCGCTCGCCTCGTCTGCCGCCGGTTAG
- a CDS encoding DUF4390 domain-containing protein, whose product MRPEPCGWLARLLCGLLLAWCGIWMAPAGAHGVDVPQLRIERDDDGLYLSAMLGFELPPLVEDALYKGIPLFFAVEADVMRDRWYWRDERMAHAERYLRLAYQPLTRRWRLIVSPTPIGNAGLGVALSQNFDELADAMASIRRIARWRVADLVDIDADGRYSVDFRFRLDTSQLPRPLQMGVIGQSDWSLSAERKLRLDQDGGR is encoded by the coding sequence GTGCGGCCTGAGCCCTGCGGCTGGCTTGCGCGCCTGCTGTGCGGGCTGCTGCTGGCGTGGTGCGGCATCTGGATGGCGCCCGCTGGCGCGCATGGGGTGGACGTGCCGCAGTTGCGGATCGAGCGCGATGACGATGGCCTGTATCTGTCGGCCATGTTGGGTTTCGAGTTGCCGCCGCTGGTGGAGGATGCCCTCTACAAAGGCATTCCGCTGTTCTTCGCCGTCGAGGCTGACGTCATGCGCGATCGCTGGTACTGGCGTGACGAACGCATGGCCCATGCGGAGCGCTACCTGCGCTTGGCCTACCAGCCGTTGACGCGGCGCTGGCGCTTGATCGTCTCGCCCACGCCCATCGGCAATGCCGGTCTGGGCGTGGCGCTGAGCCAGAATTTCGATGAGTTGGCCGATGCCATGGCCTCGATACGGCGCATTGCGCGTTGGCGCGTTGCCGACCTGGTCGACATCGATGCCGATGGCCGCTACAGCGTGGACTTCCGCTTCCGGCTGGACACCTCGCAACTGCCGCGCCCCTTGCAGATGGGGGTGATCGGCCAGTCCGACTGGAGCCTGTCGGCTGAGCGCAAGCTGCGCCTCGACCAGGACGGCGGGCGGTGA
- the rsmB gene encoding 16S rRNA (cytosine(967)-C(5))-methyltransferase RsmB: MTSSSERAPLRASAPAVSSPVFPGDISLWQQLQSTAQTLVAIRSGQSATAALLQVPDVLRPGVRALVFHVLRWLGQAEALRRKLAPRTPPPLPDALLCTALALAWRESDAPYEPFTLVDQAVEAAKRSPAMRAQSGFINACLRRFLRERDALVAATSQEPLALWNHPRWWIDRLKRDHPRQWQDILRTNNSHAPMVLRVNKEKTTVALVLQGLDAIDLEAEAVGDWGIMLQRALPVEQIPGFTQGLMSVQDGGAQLAAPLLLQGMDLSRPLRVLDACAAPGGKTAHLREFAGAASPMQLTALDIDGRRCERIHENLKRLDLQAQVLVADAQEPAQWWPQHCGSQLFDAILLDAPCTASGIVRRHPDVRWLRRESDVEQLAIVQAGLLTTLWPLLAAGGRLLYCTCSVFRAEGEHQIEAFLAHNRDAVLLPSPGHLLPRNGAQLHHVPDNLPSDHDGFFYALLQKRAA; this comes from the coding sequence ATGACGTCTTCCTCCGAGCGCGCCCCCTTGCGTGCCTCCGCCCCTGCGGTTTCCTCCCCGGTCTTCCCGGGGGATATTTCGCTGTGGCAGCAATTGCAGTCGACGGCCCAGACGCTGGTGGCGATCCGCAGCGGCCAGTCGGCGACGGCCGCGCTGCTGCAGGTGCCCGACGTGCTGCGCCCGGGCGTGCGGGCGCTGGTGTTCCATGTGCTGCGCTGGTTGGGCCAGGCTGAAGCCTTGCGCCGCAAGCTGGCCCCGCGCACCCCGCCGCCGCTGCCTGACGCCTTGTTATGCACGGCGCTGGCGCTGGCCTGGCGCGAATCGGATGCACCCTACGAGCCCTTCACCCTGGTGGACCAGGCGGTAGAGGCGGCCAAACGCTCGCCGGCCATGCGTGCCCAGTCGGGCTTCATCAATGCCTGCCTGCGGCGCTTCCTGCGGGAGCGCGATGCGCTGGTGGCGGCCACGTCCCAGGAGCCACTGGCTCTGTGGAACCACCCGCGCTGGTGGATAGACCGGCTCAAGCGCGACCACCCACGCCAGTGGCAGGACATCTTGCGCACCAATAACTCCCATGCGCCGATGGTGTTGCGGGTTAATAAGGAAAAAACGACTGTAGCCCTTGTCCTGCAAGGGCTTGATGCTATTGATTTGGAAGCGGAGGCCGTTGGCGACTGGGGCATCATGCTGCAGCGCGCGCTGCCGGTCGAGCAAATCCCGGGCTTTACCCAGGGCCTGATGTCGGTGCAGGACGGCGGAGCGCAACTGGCTGCGCCGCTGTTGCTGCAGGGCATGGACCTGTCACGACCTTTGCGGGTGCTGGACGCCTGCGCCGCGCCCGGTGGCAAGACGGCCCACCTGCGCGAATTCGCCGGGGCCGCCTCACCCATGCAACTGACCGCGCTGGACATCGATGGCCGGCGCTGCGAGCGCATCCACGAGAACCTGAAGCGGCTCGACCTGCAGGCACAGGTGCTGGTTGCGGATGCGCAGGAGCCGGCCCAGTGGTGGCCGCAACATTGCGGCAGCCAGCTTTTTGATGCCATCCTGCTGGACGCGCCCTGCACCGCATCGGGCATCGTGCGTCGCCACCCCGACGTGCGCTGGCTGCGCCGCGAGAGCGACGTGGAGCAGCTTGCCATCGTCCAGGCCGGGCTGCTGACCACCCTCTGGCCGCTGCTGGCGGCTGGTGGGCGGCTGCTGTATTGCACCTGCTCGGTCTTCCGTGCCGAGGGCGAGCACCAGATAGAAGCGTTTCTTGCGCACAACAGGGATGCGGTTTTGCTGCCATCTCCTGGTCATTTGCTGCCCCGTAACGGGGCGCAGCTGCATCACGTCCCGGACAATCTTCCAAGTGATCACGACGGCTTCTTCTACGCCCTGTTGCAAAAGCGTGCGGCCTGA
- a CDS encoding LemA family protein, translated as MFPSLWWWMVPAVLLSWAVGAHNRLVRLRGAVLQAFTTVDVQMQRWIALAESPAVPWPADSPAGDAAPVDGAVPATAQALWAGVHAAALQLGASLAATRVRPLDLGALAALGAAREVLRSAWLRLLQDSPAFASSVQAGGVHVLWDQQDTQVQLACDQFNLAVERYNTAIGAFPAVLLAWIFRFIPARPL; from the coding sequence ATGTTTCCAAGTCTGTGGTGGTGGATGGTGCCCGCGGTTCTGCTGTCCTGGGCTGTCGGGGCGCACAACCGGCTGGTGCGCCTGCGCGGTGCGGTGCTGCAGGCCTTCACCACGGTTGATGTCCAAATGCAGCGCTGGATAGCGCTGGCCGAGTCACCCGCGGTGCCCTGGCCCGCCGATTCTCCAGCCGGTGATGCCGCGCCAGTTGACGGTGCCGTGCCCGCTACGGCGCAGGCGCTGTGGGCCGGGGTCCACGCGGCAGCGCTGCAACTGGGCGCCTCGCTGGCTGCGACCCGCGTCCGGCCGCTGGACCTGGGGGCCTTGGCGGCGTTGGGCGCGGCACGCGAAGTGCTGCGCTCGGCGTGGCTTCGTTTGCTGCAGGATTCGCCAGCCTTTGCCAGCAGCGTGCAGGCCGGGGGCGTTCATGTACTCTGGGACCAGCAGGACACGCAGGTCCAGCTGGCATGCGATCAATTCAACCTTGCCGTGGAGCGCTACAACACGGCCATCGGAGCGTTCCCCGCCGTACTGCTGGCGTGGATCTTCCGTTTCATACCTGCGCGACCCCTATGA